GACCGCCGCGTCACCAAAATGAAGATGATCTCTCCCTCCAACGTCGCCGTCGACATCGGCCGCACGCTCAAGCCGCACGAGTACATCGGCATGGTCCGCCGCGAGGTCCTAGACGCCTACCTCCGCGACCGCGCCGCCACCGCCGGCGCCACCGTCATCAACGGCCTCTTCCTCAAAATGGACCTCCCTCAGTCCAAAACCGCCCCCTACGTCCTCCACTACACCGACTACAACTCCAAGACCGGCGGCTCCGGCGAGAAGAAGACTCTTGAAGTCGACGCGATAATTGGCGCGGACGGTGCCAATTCCCGCGTCGCCAAGGGCATCAACGCCGGGGACTACGAATACGCCATCGCCTTCCAAGAGCGCATCAAAATCCCCAAcgagaaaatgaaatactacGAAGACCTCGCAGAGATGTACGTCGGCGATGACGTGTCACCGGATTTCTACGGTTGGGTTTTCCCCAAATGTGACCACGTGGCGGTGGGGACGGGCACGGTGACGCATAAAGGGGACATCAAGAAACTCCAGGTTGCCACTCGCCTACGCGCGCGTGACAAGATCCAGGGAGGGAAAATCATCCGCGTGGAGGCCCACCCGATTCCGGAGCACCCGCGGCCGAGGCGCGTGCTTGACCGCGTGGCTTTAGTAGGGGATGCGGCCGGGTACGTGACGAAGTGCTCGGGCGAGGGGATATACTTTGCGGCGAAGAGCGGGAGAATGTGCGCGGAGGCGATCGTGGAGGGGTCGGAGAACGGGAAGAGGACGGTGGACGAGAGCGATCTGAGGGTGTATTTGGAGAAGTGGGACAAGACGTACTGGCCGACGTACAAGGTGCTGGACATTCTGCAGAAGGTATTCTACCGATCGAATCCGGCGAGGGAGGCGTTTGTGGAGATGTGCGCAGATGAGTATGTGCAGAAGATGACTTTCGACAGCTATTTGTACAAGCGTGTGGTGCCTGGGAACCCGTTGGATGACTTGAAGCTTGCGTTTAATACCATTGGGAGTTTGGTGAGGGCGAATGCGCTCACTAGGGAAATGGAAAAGTTGAATCTATGAGATCAGGAGGATTCTTTTGTTTCTACTACATTGCTGTCTATTGCCTCTTCATTCATACATTCCTCTTATGTATGTTGGTTGTAAGATTGAGCTATAATTAGACTCTACATTTTCTATTCTTGTAATTTTCTCTAAGCGAAAGAAATGAATCAAACCTCAAAGTAATCATAGTTATTATAGAATTATAAAATAAGAGTGAGGGATTCGAATCTAATCTCAAGCGACATTAATTGACCCATATGGGACGCAAAAAGATTTGTTTTTCCTCCAATTGTTTCTTTTCAAATGAAATTTTGAGGAATGAAAATACTTGTTGTCAATGTCAtatagggctggcaaatcgtgcggattgggtcgttatcgggtcaacctgataatgacccaacccaataaggcctaacctgaacccgacctgttaaggaaactgtaaatccgaacacgaacccgacctgctaccttcaaatccgaacacgacccgcacccgacacgaagccgttatcgacacgatataatatgggttgacacgacacgataacaacccaaacctgatattacacgattaaaacctgatattacacgattaaaccttaatttttaacctaatttacacaattaaaattcattttatactatttaaacctaatttataaaaaattaaaacattaaagtaatatatatttttttaaataataataaaaataataatattatttcttaatgggttacccgtatccgacccgcatccgacccaaacccaacccgaaattatcgggttcttaatgggtcaacccgataaggacacagatccaataagacttgatccCAACctaataatttcgtgcggattcgtgtcagattatcgtgtcgtgtcgaaaattgccagccctaatgTCATACTCTCAAGTCCACAGTAGTTTACAATGATTTTCTTCCTCTCAAACCATTTTTAGAGATATGAAGCCCATCCAACGTATAGGTTCCCAAAGCCGCAATATTGTAAATCATCTTCGCCACATCATGCCAGTCACTTGGTTGATATTTTCACATTAGAAGAAATTATAGCCGTTAATTGAAACCTCTAATATAAGGTTAGATTTTATAGAGAATCTTTCAGTTCCAAAAAAACAAGATTCTTATTTCAAATATCAATAGTTTGAAAACAGAAACTGGAAATTTCTAAAGAAGACAGTCCTGTCGCTGCTGCTGCTTATGTGTTGATTTCACAAAGGCCATTCGGCGGAGAAACTCAGAACACAAGCACTTAAATTATCGACACCTTCCCATAATTCTTCTTCCTCTATCAccttgatggttgggcgaatttttgatggtagtaaatgcaggtaataaatacagatcacgacacaaggaattacgtggttcgatttactgaggtaaatctacgtccacgggaagaaaggagggcaagattgtattgcttgatctggtttaccagcttacaaatacagacttgctatatgatatttgatgtctagagagctctcttTCTCCTccctagtctatctgatctaagttctatttatacattgaactaagatcgtggcttgcatcaccactaactaggtcgtggcttacatcatcactaattagatcgtggatgtcgtggaggtcatgagatccagcatgggtccaccactaaatagatcgtgtagtggaggtcgtggaggttctgcatgagtccactatctcccagttcggtcgaatactgagaccgaactgctgaactattgccgagcagcttttgccgatctgagagtagagcttgattggtcggcttttaccgagctgtaggctggggccgaactctttggtaatgccgaactgatactcttccttgggctttgggctgatgggccgtcactgctattgggcttgtttagtacgtaccccatcactaccccccccccgaaaagcgaagtgaatcacttcggcgaagcgagtcacttcggcattctggataaaggtacgggggaggctgacgttaggggacgtgccttgcgcgtgactgcattaaatgcgacagtaaaatccggccgttgaatcctgaaaaggtgggattcgaaacggtgcgatgattttgaaatcttctccgaatctgataaatacgtcctttcttcatcatttgaacacttttgctattgcttcttctgcattctctctcttttgcgaaaaaatttccttccgctttcaagaatttcttcagaatttcttcagactttcaaagagtaagaactatgtcttcttcttcttctgagtcaggtagcggtaggaaaggggataaggggtcttctagccggaaagaatccggggagaagaccgtagagtattttcacagcatcttgagtaaggatactgtgatatccctacacgaaaaatatttttttcctggggggaaggttgcgattcccgacgaccttcatagggctgactcgccgccggagggttacgccaccgtttatgaagccggcttggaatgcgggcttcgtttccctcttccccctgcctttgtagagctgctagatttttttcaactccctttaggtcaggtgactccgaactcttggaggcacttatcggcctttgctgccgaactgcgtaggctagacaaggatctgtctctgagggcaatccttaattttttccagtttaagagaaaaggatcttggttttacttgatccctttacagccttttagggccttctgcaaaaccaagtggccaaagtggcaacatcgtttctttttttataataggacagcggctccgggctttccctggagagggccgaagtccgtgattcctcatcctcggttagaaccgttggacgagctcgagggcgagctcaataagattcctatgattaggaagcagtacctggagtctgagctcgtcaagggcgacttcgtgttcgactcctcgtcttcggacgaagaggctgagggtgaggatttcttttttatgcattactgccttgacgacgaaaactaaccttgttttcttgctttttggcagtgaacttgctaaacaagctcggtcgcaaatcctccgaatctaaggaaccggagaggccgaaaaccagcagctcggcgtctgatgccgagaagaatccgaagaggcaaaagacctcttcggatccaaagaagccggagtcgacttcggcaaataggaaggggaagacccagaagcccccaagagcgccggagaaagacgtggtcttggcgcctccttcggaacatatctgtgagccctttttatggcccacggacttcgccgaggtgaattctcttcttgattttctggccttgctttttttcctgtattttgtgtggcccctcggttgactttttcctttttccattttcagaggaacgatatgctctccaagctcgtcgccgttgaactctccaaagcgtccaacgattatgctgagatgcagaggaagttggcggctgctcgtcaccaggccgaacaggctaaggcagactttgagaaggcccgagctgctaggatctcggcccaggatgaagcccagtttgccaaaaaccagctcgtcatccagcgagagcagacgaaacggagggatgctgccgccgtggttgcccaaggggaggttctccgtgctttcgcggagaaactctttctgagcaatcaattttcggcctttgtcggtgatctgctgaaactgatgaccgataatgccgagcaggggcccgaagtcgtcctgccgctgtacggccgagagatagcagctcgtctccagagtctgccgctccttgaggagcttgcttcgtcctcggtcctgctttctgctgaccgagttcgtagttgccgagctgaccgggacgagaatatggaggctatctttgcctccttagggccagtttcacccgctccaattttccacggggagggtgagaccgagcagcttgatcagcagaccggagacaggcaggccgagcaagaggtgctgctgatcggtgatgggggcaccgagcaggctggggggagcagggaggccgaggctgaagctgaggcagacaaggagaaggaagctgaacctcaccgaggagccggagacgaagctggcggagtatgatttcgtctcccttctcttagtttagtttcttccttgttgtaaaatggccttgaagccctccttgtgtaaaattttttttcttatgaatgaaaaaattcttctttctgcacttgtgtcttcgtatagcttttcgtactctcttttactcctgttgtggtttactacctgctcagcaaaatgaaatgccgaactgacatagctgctttgtattcttaactcttaaggagctggaggtacttcactggaagcggctgtactcttccgctttagacgaagctgagaaaaaagccatagctgaccagatgaagaatgacgaactcttggcttgtttagtgaagctggaggccgacaataaggacttagagtccgaaaagaaagatctggaggccgaacTGAATACTGctgtcgctgagaggactgcgtatgaggatttcatcagcaggcgcgggggaatgaccatctctgaagttcaggaacgagttgacgaactgtgggaggaatatcatgtactccggaggaacaatgcgctggagagctcggcttgccaacaagtcgtgaaatcattgcggcgttgggcttctcggtacgacatcgttctttcccggcgtccttcaatcgagagattccttaggcatttcccgccaacagatgctcatacttcagctcaaacctctgatccacttgctcaaaatcctactccaaatcagcaacgaactcaggagcaaccggaaacgtcaagacgagaacggactcaggagcaaccggaaacgtcaagacaaggacggactgaagttcgtagaggagctgtgattatgagtgagcaagatcaacaaatgcttcgtgaagagactcttcgccgccgaggtgctagagcttcccgggctcagggaagaggcggtaggtcgattagagcatctcgtcgacctgcttattcttcagctgccgagaacgcccgaactcggcttcacgaggattttttgaataggtggctcaactttagcaaccgtggacagtagaatagtcctttgtaatagcgtaacgccttctcgtagggcagcggagttgtatgccgaacaagatttaataaatgaaattttcatttcgcttctatcactgcgtatttacagctcagcgaaaaaatttcatcgtgcttgtcctcggtcttatgaagtaaagttctttgaccggactcgtcctcggtcttatgaagtaagcttctttgaccggactcgtctttggtcttatgaagtaaacttctttgaccggacttggtcctcggtcttatgaaataaacttctttgaccggactcgtctttggtcttatgaagtaaacttctttgaccggactcgtctttggtcttatgaagtaaatttctttgaccggactaagcttgtgtcctaatttggcgagtttcatcgctcggatcggactttcccttgtcctaatttggggatcggactttcccttgtcctaattcggcgagttttatcgcgtggatcggactttcccttgtcctaattcggcgagttttatcgcgtggatcggactttcccttgtcctaattcggcga
This sequence is a window from Salvia splendens isolate huo1 chromosome 14, SspV2, whole genome shotgun sequence. Protein-coding genes within it:
- the LOC121765547 gene encoding geranylgeranyl diphosphate reductase, chloroplastic-like is translated as MAASIALKTFVGLRHSSQETNSAITLSNPAASPYRRRTQFRISASKSSPRVTGRNLRVAVIGGGPAGGCAAETLAKGGIETFLIERKMDNCKPCGGAIPLCMVGEFDLPLDIIDRRVTKMKMISPSNVAVDIGRTLKPHEYIGMVRREVLDAYLRDRAATAGATVINGLFLKMDLPQSKTAPYVLHYTDYNSKTGGSGEKKTLEVDAIIGADGANSRVAKGINAGDYEYAIAFQERIKIPNEKMKYYEDLAEMYVGDDVSPDFYGWVFPKCDHVAVGTGTVTHKGDIKKLQVATRLRARDKIQGGKIIRVEAHPIPEHPRPRRVLDRVALVGDAAGYVTKCSGEGIYFAAKSGRMCAEAIVEGSENGKRTVDESDLRVYLEKWDKTYWPTYKVLDILQKVFYRSNPAREAFVEMCADEYVQKMTFDSYLYKRVVPGNPLDDLKLAFNTIGSLVRANALTREMEKLNL